A window of Sphingobacterium sp. SRCM116780 contains these coding sequences:
- a CDS encoding ParA family protein, whose translation MGKIISIANQKGGVGKTTTSINLAASLAVLEYKTLLVDADPQANSTSGIGFDPRSIKESIYECLVNDLDPRDAIQTTETPNLDLLPAHIDLVGAEIEMINMHEREYKMKKILDQIKDDYDFIIIDCSPSLGLITINALSASDSVVIPVQCEYFALEGLGKLLNTIKIVQTRLNTSLEIEGILLTMYDVRLRLSNQVVEEVKTHFTELVFDTIIQRNTRLSEAPSFGISVIMHDASCKGAINYLNLAREILHKNGHLKELDSTVTI comes from the coding sequence ATGGGTAAAATTATATCAATTGCAAATCAAAAAGGTGGTGTAGGTAAAACAACAACATCAATCAATTTGGCAGCTAGTTTAGCGGTTTTAGAATATAAAACGTTATTGGTTGATGCTGATCCGCAAGCGAATTCCACTTCAGGAATTGGATTTGATCCAAGATCTATTAAAGAAAGCATATATGAATGTTTGGTGAATGATTTAGATCCTCGTGATGCTATTCAAACAACTGAAACACCTAATTTGGATTTATTACCTGCTCATATCGACTTAGTTGGTGCTGAAATTGAAATGATTAATATGCACGAACGGGAATATAAAATGAAAAAAATCTTAGATCAGATTAAAGATGATTATGATTTTATCATTATTGATTGTTCTCCTTCATTAGGTTTGATTACGATCAATGCACTTTCGGCTTCCGATTCAGTTGTTATTCCTGTTCAGTGCGAGTATTTTGCCTTAGAAGGTTTGGGTAAGTTATTGAATACAATTAAAATTGTTCAAACGCGTTTAAATACAAGTTTAGAGATCGAAGGAATTTTATTGACGATGTATGATGTCCGATTACGATTGTCTAATCAAGTAGTAGAAGAAGTAAAAACACATTTTACAGAATTGGTGTTTGATACCATTATTCAACGGAATACGCGTTTGAGCGAAGCGCCAAGTTTTGGTATTTCTGTAATTATGCATGATGCATCTTGTAAAGGAGCGATCAACTACTTAAATTTGGCACGAGAAATTTTACACAAGAATGGACATTTAAAAGAGTTAGATTCAACAGTTACAATATAA
- a CDS encoding GIY-YIG nuclease family protein produces MYFVYILYSVLCGRYYIGITSDLTERLRRHNVAHKKGFTGRSQDWVVVYREEYISKSEALAREKILKSWKSRIKIEALING; encoded by the coding sequence ATGTATTTCGTTTATATCTTGTATTCCGTTCTTTGCGGTCGTTATTATATTGGTATAACTTCTGATTTAACTGAGCGGTTACGTCGTCATAATGTAGCACATAAGAAAGGCTTTACAGGCCGATCGCAGGATTGGGTTGTTGTATACCGAGAAGAATATATTTCAAAATCAGAAGCTCTGGCTAGAGAAAAAATTCTTAAATCTTGGAAAAGCCGAATAAAGATTGAGGCACTGATCAATGGCTAA
- a CDS encoding sodium:solute symporter, with the protein MSPIILLSFLIIYFAVLLAVAHFTSKGSSDNSTFFVANRNSKWYMVAFGMIGTALSGVTFISVPGAVGASEFSYFQFVLGNAVGFIIIAYVLLPLYYRMNLTSIYTYLEERFGHTTYKTGAAIFLVSRTIGSAFRLYLVAIVLQHFIFDAWNVPFVVTVVICLILIWLYTNKGGLKTIIVTDTLQTTFLITAVILSIFFMAKGLGFGIVDTFEAVKESSYSKIFFWDDFVGSKANFWKQFLGGIFVTIAMTGLDQDLMQKNLSMGTIKEAQKNMITFTSVFVVINIFFLAVGALLYIYAAKNGIDVSKLATRDYLYPEIALNHLTLVPAIIFMMGLTAATFATTDSALTALTTSYCIDFLNFNKKENPNDPILVKKRNYVHFGFSIVMLLVILVFKLINNDSVVNAIFTAASYTYGPLLGLFVFGILTKYAVKDKWVPFICVISPVILYVLKTYVIEVYTPYVIGLDLIIINGLITFLLLFITSPGKASTRELSHN; encoded by the coding sequence GCTGTAGCACATTTTACATCAAAGGGGTCTTCAGACAATTCGACTTTCTTTGTTGCTAATCGCAATTCAAAATGGTATATGGTTGCCTTTGGTATGATCGGTACGGCACTGTCTGGTGTAACCTTTATTTCTGTACCTGGTGCTGTTGGTGCTTCTGAGTTCAGTTACTTTCAATTCGTATTGGGTAATGCAGTAGGTTTTATAATTATCGCCTATGTTTTGCTTCCCCTGTATTATCGGATGAATCTAACTTCTATTTACACGTATTTAGAAGAACGATTTGGACATACGACGTATAAAACAGGAGCAGCAATTTTTCTAGTTTCAAGAACGATTGGATCCGCTTTTCGTTTATACTTGGTTGCCATCGTATTGCAACACTTTATCTTTGATGCTTGGAATGTGCCTTTTGTTGTTACTGTTGTGATCTGTCTGATTTTAATTTGGTTATATACAAATAAAGGTGGACTTAAGACAATTATTGTTACGGATACCTTACAAACAACGTTCTTAATTACTGCGGTTATTTTGTCAATTTTCTTTATGGCAAAAGGACTTGGTTTTGGAATTGTGGACACTTTTGAAGCGGTAAAAGAAAGTAGTTATTCTAAAATTTTCTTCTGGGACGATTTCGTGGGTAGTAAAGCGAATTTTTGGAAACAATTTTTAGGAGGTATTTTCGTAACAATTGCGATGACTGGTCTAGATCAAGATCTTATGCAAAAGAATCTTTCTATGGGTACAATCAAAGAGGCTCAAAAGAATATGATTACGTTCACCAGTGTATTTGTGGTGATCAATATCTTCTTTTTGGCCGTTGGAGCTCTTTTATATATCTATGCTGCAAAAAATGGAATCGATGTATCAAAACTTGCAACGCGCGATTATTTGTATCCTGAAATTGCTTTAAATCATCTGACGCTTGTTCCTGCCATTATTTTCATGATGGGATTGACAGCAGCTACATTTGCGACTACTGATTCCGCTTTGACTGCTTTAACGACTTCTTATTGTATAGATTTCTTAAATTTCAATAAAAAGGAGAATCCAAATGATCCAATACTGGTAAAGAAACGTAACTATGTACACTTTGGATTTTCAATCGTCATGCTATTGGTGATTTTAGTGTTCAAATTGATTAATAATGATTCGGTTGTCAATGCGATTTTTACTGCTGCTAGTTATACATACGGACCTTTATTAGGCTTATTTGTCTTCGGCATATTAACGAAATACGCTGTTAAAGATAAATGGGTGCCATTTATCTGTGTGATCTCGCCAGTTATTTTGTATGTCTTGAAGACTTACGTTATCGAAGTTTATACACCTTATGTAATAGGACTAGATTTAATTATTATCAATGGCCTCATTACCTTTTTATTATTGTTCATTACTTCTCCAGGAAAGGCTTCTACAAGAGAACTTTCGCATAATTAA
- a CDS encoding NADPH-dependent FMN reductase → MILIISGTNRPKSKTLKVAQHYQEQLQKKGEHCEILSLTDLPKDIIVSDLYGQRSDLFKGIQQLVSDADKFVFITPEYNGSIPGVLKIFIDACAFPASFFHKKAALIGLSSGRYGNLRGIDHLTGICNYLRMYVLPLKIFLPHIQNEINEEHSFIHEETINAIHEQIEEFVRF, encoded by the coding sequence ATGATTTTAATAATTTCGGGAACAAATCGTCCCAAAAGTAAGACGCTAAAAGTTGCACAACACTATCAAGAGCAGTTGCAAAAAAAAGGAGAACACTGTGAAATACTATCCTTAACAGACCTGCCTAAAGACATCATTGTCTCGGATTTATATGGTCAACGAAGTGATTTATTTAAGGGAATTCAACAACTTGTTTCCGACGCAGATAAATTCGTTTTTATCACCCCTGAATATAATGGAAGCATACCTGGTGTATTGAAGATTTTTATAGATGCTTGTGCTTTTCCTGCCAGTTTTTTTCATAAAAAAGCTGCTCTTATTGGACTTTCATCTGGGCGATACGGCAATTTAAGAGGAATAGATCATTTAACAGGAATTTGTAATTATTTACGAATGTATGTCTTACCCTTAAAAATATTCTTACCTCATATCCAGAATGAAATAAATGAAGAGCATTCATTTATTCATGAAGAAACAATCAATGCAATACATGAACAGATAGAAGAATTTGTTCGTTTCTAA
- a CDS encoding putative porin — protein MKVFLRFLAIFCCILGLINQVQAQSNDEWSSALDSARAKEDSKQDSVILSAKYIRYTTLDMMKKGTYTTQIDTSHQNLQYYNKQNLPWNPSINLGSYGLATRDLLFQPSKSIGFQSGFHSLERTLYRPDSIQYFRARARFSELYAVGFFFDDQVFRTRLAQNINPRLNIGGEFHATKADGYYTNQKYSDIKSALFAWYESKNHRYNLLTNLVFNKLDATENGSVVANDIFKDSLNQSSDRYIVRLNGTGANRPRNQWRDNSFFIRQSLFMGRLDTVDAGKPTMQIYPTNSIAHNTSFRVQKYNFFKNETDGNGAFPYGGSMLSTDTTKITSISNEFEYNFYLRGKSIFKNEARLNLAFQHDMYWYTDSGINNRFYQNGTLKGELGYKFSDRVNVTANVNQIVLGHNFGDYLYEAKADLLLSSNVGKITLSAYSQNKSPEMVFNRLNYTYHQWDRDFEKSKTQNLAFQYSNPKIGFKGKVEYFLMDNYLYFKEIDNPTNDARFSKLIEPAQLSSANLLKVSVGQKFKFRKFTLDNLVVYQKTDQQDILAIPEIYTWHSLYYNDMLYKVVDFNIGIDAKFNTPFNTPSYSINSGQFYNNNVGLEFSTYPIIDVWTTANIQRVTLFLSCNFVNQYLGMPKGYYTVRRYPMNDANIRFGVSWKFYD, from the coding sequence ATGAAGGTATTTCTGCGCTTTTTAGCGATTTTTTGTTGTATTCTTGGTCTCATAAATCAAGTTCAGGCCCAAAGTAATGATGAATGGAGTAGTGCTTTAGATTCGGCTAGAGCAAAAGAAGACTCAAAACAGGATTCAGTTATTTTGTCAGCCAAATATATTCGATATACAACATTGGATATGATGAAAAAGGGGACTTACACAACTCAAATCGATACATCACACCAAAATCTTCAATATTATAATAAGCAGAATTTACCCTGGAACCCTAGTATTAATTTAGGTTCTTATGGTTTAGCTACTCGAGATTTATTGTTTCAACCGAGTAAATCTATTGGTTTTCAGAGTGGTTTTCATAGCTTAGAACGGACATTATATCGTCCGGATTCCATACAATATTTTAGAGCTAGAGCTCGATTTTCTGAACTTTATGCTGTTGGATTTTTCTTTGATGACCAAGTATTTCGAACACGATTAGCTCAAAACATAAATCCAAGACTCAATATTGGAGGCGAGTTTCATGCAACAAAAGCTGACGGATATTATACCAATCAAAAATATTCGGATATAAAATCGGCTTTGTTTGCCTGGTATGAATCCAAGAATCATCGTTATAACTTATTGACTAATCTTGTTTTTAATAAATTAGATGCAACTGAAAATGGTTCTGTAGTCGCTAACGATATCTTTAAGGACTCTTTGAATCAATCTTCTGATCGATATATCGTACGTTTAAATGGAACAGGGGCAAATAGACCTCGAAATCAATGGCGAGATAATTCTTTTTTCATTCGTCAGTCCCTATTTATGGGACGTCTGGATACCGTTGATGCGGGCAAACCTACTATGCAGATTTATCCAACAAATAGTATTGCACACAATACTTCTTTCCGTGTTCAGAAATACAACTTTTTTAAGAATGAGACCGATGGAAATGGTGCATTTCCTTATGGTGGATCAATGTTAAGTACAGATACTACCAAAATTACTTCAATTTCGAATGAATTTGAATATAACTTTTATTTGAGAGGGAAGTCAATTTTTAAGAACGAAGCAAGGTTGAATTTAGCCTTCCAACATGATATGTATTGGTATACCGATAGCGGCATCAACAATCGATTTTATCAAAATGGAACATTAAAAGGTGAACTAGGATATAAGTTCTCCGATCGGGTGAATGTTACTGCTAATGTAAACCAAATTGTTTTAGGACATAATTTTGGAGATTACTTATATGAAGCCAAAGCTGATTTATTACTGAGTTCGAATGTTGGAAAAATAACACTTTCGGCTTATTCTCAAAATAAATCTCCAGAGATGGTATTTAACCGCTTGAATTATACTTACCATCAATGGGATCGTGATTTTGAAAAAAGTAAAACCCAAAATCTAGCTTTTCAATATAGCAATCCGAAAATTGGTTTTAAGGGTAAGGTTGAATACTTTTTGATGGACAACTATCTTTATTTTAAAGAAATTGATAATCCTACAAATGATGCACGCTTTTCTAAATTAATAGAGCCCGCCCAGTTATCTTCAGCTAATCTGTTGAAGGTATCGGTAGGTCAAAAGTTTAAGTTTAGAAAATTTACGCTGGATAATTTAGTTGTTTATCAAAAAACAGATCAACAGGATATTTTAGCTATTCCAGAGATTTATACTTGGCATAGTTTATACTATAATGATATGCTTTATAAAGTGGTTGATTTCAATATTGGTATTGATGCCAAATTTAACACACCATTTAATACCCCTTCATATTCGATAAATTCAGGCCAGTTTTATAATAATAATGTAGGTCTTGAATTTTCAACGTATCCGATTATCGATGTCTGGACAACAGCAAATATACAACGTGTAACACTATTCTTGAGTTGTAATTTTGTAAATCAATATTTAGGTATGCCAAAGGGATATTATACTGTTCGTCGTTATCCGATGAATGATGCCAATATTAGATTTGGAGTTTCCTGGAAATTCTATGACTAA
- a CDS encoding DinB family protein has product MINVRFECEILRASRTRLLQLMETSNYEILFKIPEGFNNNIIWQIGHCITSQQRHMYMRSGLPMYISKEFMESFKIGSSPGSWKITPDVNEVKHLLIDTVNHLESDLESGLFVNYDPFELPIGFQVKNHVQALQAANYHEAEHSGKIFTYLKLLLKE; this is encoded by the coding sequence ATGATTAATGTACGTTTCGAATGCGAAATTTTAAGAGCTAGCAGGACTAGGTTATTGCAATTAATGGAAACGAGTAATTACGAAATATTATTTAAAATTCCAGAGGGTTTCAACAATAATATAATTTGGCAAATTGGTCATTGTATTACTTCTCAACAGAGACATATGTATATGCGTAGCGGATTACCAATGTATATATCTAAAGAATTCATGGAGTCCTTTAAAATTGGATCGTCTCCAGGTTCTTGGAAAATCACTCCAGATGTTAATGAGGTGAAACATTTATTGATTGACACAGTTAATCACCTTGAATCAGATCTGGAATCCGGATTATTTGTCAACTATGACCCCTTTGAGTTACCCATAGGATTTCAAGTGAAAAATCATGTTCAGGCACTACAAGCCGCGAACTATCACGAAGCGGAACACAGTGGGAAGATTTTTACGTATTTGAAGCTGTTACTCAAAGAATGA
- a CDS encoding DUF1080 domain-containing protein, producing MKSTLTYIVLSIVLFSACKQTNKNNTLTPSEEKDGWQLLFNGKDLNNWHIYNQGNQPSKWVVKDEEILCDPTVKTGIFGDLISNETYQDFELKYDWKVAKGGNSGVFIDVQEDKKYDATFVTGLEMQLLDNGNAESRHQADSTHWAGCLYAVKCIGSNSKPKPFNEWNESRIVQNKGKVSFWLNGQLTFENVINTEEWKNLIAKTNMKNYPDFGLFQTGKIALQNHTDAVSFRNIKIKVL from the coding sequence ATGAAGTCAACACTAACCTACATCGTATTATCAATAGTTTTATTTTCCGCCTGTAAACAAACCAACAAAAACAACACCCTTACCCCTTCAGAAGAAAAGGACGGGTGGCAGTTGCTCTTTAATGGGAAAGATCTTAACAATTGGCATATTTACAATCAAGGCAATCAACCCTCAAAATGGGTTGTTAAAGACGAAGAAATTCTATGCGATCCTACCGTAAAAACAGGAATATTTGGAGATCTAATTTCCAATGAAACTTATCAAGATTTTGAATTAAAGTATGATTGGAAAGTTGCCAAAGGGGGAAATAGCGGTGTATTTATTGATGTGCAGGAAGACAAAAAATATGATGCTACTTTCGTTACAGGTTTGGAGATGCAACTTTTAGACAATGGCAATGCTGAATCTCGTCATCAAGCAGACTCTACACATTGGGCGGGGTGTCTTTATGCTGTAAAATGCATAGGATCAAATTCAAAACCCAAACCCTTCAATGAATGGAATGAATCTCGTATTGTACAAAATAAAGGAAAGGTTAGTTTTTGGTTGAATGGTCAACTCACTTTCGAAAATGTGATCAATACAGAAGAATGGAAAAATTTAATCGCGAAAACCAACATGAAAAATTATCCAGATTTTGGTCTATTTCAAACTGGAAAAATTGCATTGCAGAATCATACAGATGCCGTTTCATTTCGAAATATCAAGATAAAAGTATTATAA
- a CDS encoding M16 family metallopeptidase: MNFKSISVIAFVFLSSVNTFAQTKKYDWKEASEGGYSYRYVSNDPTNSRFYTLKNGLTVILSPSKKVPRIQTYIATKAGSKTDPSDHTGLAHYLEHMLFKGTDKYGSKDWAKEKPLLDQIDALYEQYNSTKDETKRKEIYKQIDQVSGEAAKYAIANEYDKLMSEMGADGTNAFTSFEQTVYTEDIPNNVIDKFLAVQAERFRNPILRLFHTELEAVYEEKNRGLDDDGRKSVEAMFEAMFPNNNYGKQTTIGTVEHLKNPSLKAIREYFNTYYVPNNMGVIMSGDFDPNEVVKKIDQSFSYMQPKQIPAYTFDAEKEITQPVVREVKGPGSEFLFLGFRFPGAATKDAQMLNLLGNILANGSAGLIDLDLVKSQKLLGAGAFPYVLKDYSMLILQANPSEGQSLDDVKAMVLAEMEKLRKGDFSDDLITSIVNNEKKSEIARNESYSNRAEELMDAFTSGVDWSTELSYADNLSKITKKDIMDFASKYLNNSNYVAVYKRKGVDNSVVKVEKPPITPVTVNRNDQSLFVKTIAEMPENEIKPVWLDYNKDIQKASLKGVDVLAVQNKDNELFSLTYRYDMGKWNNKLLVIAANYLEFLGTKDKSSEDFSKEFYKLASDFSVTSGNEETRINISGLNENFEKTVTLIQDLLKNSVADQGALEAYIVRLKKSRTNAKENKNAIMEGLKSYAKYGAKNPFNNVLTDEELSTIKASDLVNLLHELANTKHQILYYGPKTTNQLVADLKPLNTNTSFSSVQKAINFEELPTPTNQVLFANFDMKQAEVFWFRNAELYNQKYSPTVSLFNNYFGGGMGSIVFQTIRESKALAYSTYAYFGVPAKKENRYSVGAYVGTQADKFNEAVIGMNELLNDLPDAPKALEIAKVSLVKSLASDRVTNAGILSNYLTAQRLGLSTDIRKEIYEQAPKLTFVDLKAFHNKEMSQKPYVYCIVAKDENVKLEDLQKLGEVKKLTLDELFGY, from the coding sequence ATGAATTTTAAATCTATCTCTGTAATAGCATTTGTTTTTTTATCTAGTGTTAACACATTTGCACAAACAAAAAAGTATGATTGGAAAGAAGCAAGTGAGGGAGGCTACTCGTATCGTTACGTAAGCAATGACCCTACTAATTCGCGTTTTTATACTTTAAAAAATGGTTTGACAGTAATTTTGAGTCCTTCTAAAAAGGTGCCTCGTATTCAAACCTATATCGCGACTAAGGCGGGTAGTAAAACCGATCCTTCTGATCATACAGGTCTAGCGCATTATCTAGAGCATATGCTTTTTAAAGGTACCGATAAGTATGGATCAAAAGACTGGGCAAAAGAAAAGCCTTTGCTAGATCAAATTGATGCGTTGTATGAACAGTATAATTCTACTAAAGACGAGACAAAACGTAAAGAAATTTATAAACAAATTGATCAAGTATCTGGAGAAGCAGCGAAGTATGCTATCGCTAATGAGTATGATAAGTTGATGAGTGAGATGGGCGCAGATGGAACGAATGCATTCACCTCATTTGAACAAACTGTTTATACAGAAGATATTCCAAATAATGTTATAGATAAGTTTCTTGCCGTTCAAGCAGAACGTTTCCGTAATCCTATTTTAAGACTTTTCCATACCGAATTAGAGGCTGTTTATGAAGAGAAAAATAGAGGTTTGGATGATGATGGTCGGAAATCTGTAGAGGCGATGTTTGAAGCGATGTTTCCCAATAATAATTATGGAAAGCAGACCACTATAGGAACGGTAGAACATTTAAAAAACCCATCTCTAAAGGCAATACGAGAATATTTCAATACGTATTATGTGCCGAATAATATGGGTGTGATTATGTCAGGTGATTTTGATCCCAATGAGGTGGTCAAGAAAATAGATCAATCATTTAGCTACATGCAACCAAAACAAATTCCAGCATATACATTTGATGCGGAGAAGGAGATTACACAGCCCGTTGTAAGAGAGGTAAAAGGACCAGGTTCTGAATTTTTATTTTTGGGATTCCGTTTCCCAGGAGCAGCAACTAAAGATGCGCAGATGTTGAATTTACTGGGTAATATCTTGGCGAATGGTTCTGCTGGTCTGATTGATTTGGATTTAGTGAAATCGCAAAAGCTATTGGGTGCTGGTGCATTTCCTTATGTGTTGAAAGATTATTCTATGCTGATTTTGCAGGCGAATCCAAGTGAAGGACAATCTTTGGATGATGTTAAGGCAATGGTTTTAGCGGAGATGGAGAAATTGAGAAAAGGTGATTTTTCAGATGATTTGATTACTTCTATTGTCAATAATGAGAAGAAGTCAGAAATTGCTAGAAATGAAAGTTATAGTAATCGTGCAGAAGAATTGATGGATGCTTTTACATCTGGTGTAGACTGGTCAACAGAATTAAGTTATGCTGATAATTTGAGTAAAATAACCAAGAAAGATATCATGGATTTTGCTTCTAAATATTTGAATAACAGCAATTATGTTGCTGTTTATAAACGTAAGGGAGTAGATAATAGTGTTGTTAAGGTGGAAAAGCCGCCAATTACACCAGTAACAGTTAATCGTAATGATCAATCACTTTTTGTAAAAACGATTGCTGAAATGCCTGAAAATGAAATCAAACCGGTATGGTTAGATTATAATAAAGATATTCAAAAGGCTAGTTTAAAAGGTGTGGATGTTTTGGCTGTTCAGAATAAAGATAATGAATTATTTAGTTTGACCTATCGTTATGATATGGGAAAATGGAATAATAAATTATTAGTTATAGCAGCAAATTATTTAGAATTTTTGGGTACTAAAGATAAATCGAGTGAAGATTTCAGTAAAGAGTTCTATAAGTTGGCTTCAGATTTTTCTGTTACTTCTGGCAATGAAGAGACAAGAATTAATATTTCAGGACTGAATGAAAATTTTGAAAAAACGGTTACACTCATTCAAGATTTGTTGAAAAACAGTGTGGCTGATCAAGGGGCATTGGAAGCTTATATTGTTCGTTTGAAAAAATCAAGGACAAATGCGAAGGAAAATAAAAATGCAATTATGGAAGGGCTTAAATCCTATGCCAAATATGGTGCTAAAAATCCGTTTAATAATGTCTTAACAGATGAGGAACTAAGTACTATTAAAGCATCAGATTTAGTCAATCTATTGCACGAATTAGCAAATACAAAACACCAAATTCTATATTATGGGCCAAAAACAACGAACCAATTAGTAGCTGATTTGAAACCATTAAATACAAATACTAGTTTTAGTTCCGTTCAAAAAGCAATCAATTTTGAAGAATTACCAACTCCTACAAATCAAGTGCTGTTTGCTAACTTTGATATGAAACAAGCGGAAGTGTTTTGGTTTAGAAACGCTGAATTATACAATCAAAAATATAGTCCCACTGTTTCTTTATTTAATAACTATTTTGGGGGAGGTATGGGCAGTATTGTTTTTCAAACGATTAGAGAATCAAAAGCACTAGCATATTCTACATATGCCTATTTTGGTGTTCCAGCGAAAAAGGAAAATCGTTATTCAGTAGGGGCTTATGTGGGAACACAAGCTGATAAATTTAACGAAGCTGTCATTGGAATGAATGAGTTACTGAATGATTTACCAGATGCGCCAAAAGCATTAGAAATTGCAAAGGTGAGTTTAGTGAAATCATTGGCTAGTGACCGTGTCACAAATGCAGGAATATTGTCAAATTATTTGACAGCACAACGATTGGGGCTTTCAACAGATATTCGTAAAGAGATCTATGAGCAAGCTCCGAAGTTAACGTTTGTAGACTTAAAAGCTTTCCATAATAAAGAAATGAGCCAGAAACCTTACGTTTACTGTATTGTTGCAAAAGATGAAAATGTGAAACTGGAAGATTTGCAAAAACTTGGAGAAGTTAAAAAACTAACTTTGGATGAGTTGTTTGGGTATTAA
- a CDS encoding purine-nucleoside phosphorylase, whose amino-acid sequence MYQLIEETTGFIRKKIGDFEPEFGIILGTGLGKLVDEIDVAYSLMYSNIPNFPISTVEFHSGKLIFGTLNGRKVVAMQGRLHYYEGYDMQEITFPIRIMKVLGIKKLFVSNASGSLNPDILKGDLGIIEDHINLLPDNPLRGSNLAEFGPRFPDMSQPYNRELIRQGLAIATDKGIRAHKVVYVSATGPNLETRAEYRYMRLIGGDIVGMSTVPEVIVANHMNLPVFAISVITDEGFHDDLKPVSLQEIIDVAAKAEPKMTLILKELIALQ is encoded by the coding sequence ATGTATCAATTGATAGAAGAAACCACAGGATTTATCCGCAAGAAAATAGGCGATTTTGAGCCTGAATTTGGAATTATATTAGGCACTGGCTTAGGTAAATTGGTGGATGAGATTGACGTTGCATATTCGCTTATGTATTCCAACATTCCTAACTTTCCTATCTCTACAGTCGAATTTCACTCTGGTAAACTAATATTTGGAACGCTCAATGGTCGCAAAGTAGTAGCCATGCAAGGTAGACTTCATTATTATGAAGGATATGATATGCAGGAAATTACATTTCCTATCCGTATAATGAAAGTCTTGGGCATTAAAAAGCTTTTTGTTTCGAATGCTTCAGGTTCCTTGAATCCAGATATATTGAAAGGGGATTTAGGTATTATTGAAGATCATATCAATTTATTACCTGATAATCCTTTAAGAGGATCAAATTTAGCAGAATTTGGTCCAAGGTTTCCTGATATGAGCCAGCCTTATAATCGCGAACTCATTCGTCAGGGTTTGGCTATTGCTACAGATAAAGGAATTCGTGCCCATAAGGTAGTATATGTATCTGCAACAGGACCAAATTTGGAAACTAGAGCAGAGTATCGTTACATGCGACTGATTGGTGGTGATATTGTGGGTATGAGTACTGTCCCAGAAGTTATTGTGGCGAATCACATGAATTTACCCGTGTTTGCTATCTCTGTGATTACTGATGAAGGATTTCATGACGATTTAAAACCCGTCTCTTTACAAGAGATCATCGATGTTGCCGCAAAAGCTGAACCTAAAATGACGTTAATTTTGAAAGAATTGATAGCTTTGCAATAA